GACACGTTGCTGTCGCAACCAGTAACAATGCGGGAAGGGCGCGACTGGAAAATAGTACACCTGCCTACACATCCGCAACATTTTTATCGTATTGAACGACTGGAATTCAATACCCTTATTGAGTTGGATACCGCCGGGCAATGTCATATCTTAAGCCTGGTAGAAGGTAGCGTTATCAAAGTAATCACCAATGGATTAACACAAACCGTGCATTACGCCGAGACGTTTGTCATACCAGCTGCCACCGGTACATATACACTTGTAAGCGATGGTGCGGCGGTGAAAGTAGTCAGGGCTTTTGTAAAAGAGGAATGTTGTTAAAACCTATTATCAACTGAAATAAAAACAAACTCATCACAAGCATGAACCGTGCATCTTCATCTTTGTTGCTCATTACGTTCATTGCCACATTGGGCGGCCTGCTCTTTGGTTTCGATATGGCTGTTATTTCCGGGGCATTACCATTCGTAACAGACCAGTTTCACCTATCGGATTCCGCGCAGGGCTGGTTTGTATCTTCCGCATTAATGGGCTGCATGGTTGGCGTAGCATTCTCCGGCGATTTAAGCGACCGGTCGGGCAGGAAGAAGCTGCTGATGGCAGCGGCGTTATTATTCCTTTTATCGGCAGTGGGGTCGGCCCTATCACCGGGATTTACCGTGCTGGTGCTGGCACGTGTATCGGGAGGGATTGGAGTAGGTGTAGCCTCCATTGTAGCGCCGTTATATATTTCAGAGATAGCACCTGCACATATCCGCGGGCGTCTGGTGACCTTTTATCAGCTGGCAATCACTGCGGGGATTCTCATTGCTTACTTTACCAATTTTCTGCTGCTGCAATTTTCGTTGGGTCATAACAGTGATACACTGCCATTGATCCTGCACCTGGTTTTTGTGAAAGAAATCTGGCGCGGGATGATTGGTGTTGGCGCTATTCCATCGATATTGTTTCTTGCTGGTCTTTTCTTTGTGCCTGAAAGTCCACGCTGGCTTATACAAAACAACAGGCGTGAGGAGGGGCTGGCTATACTGCAGCGAATAACGGGAACGGCTATAGGTGCAGATAACGTGTTACCTGCACCTGCTGCCGCTGGTTCCGCCAAAGGATTCTACCGGGAGCTATTATCGCCCGCCATGCGCAAGCCTTTGCTGATCGGAATATTATTGCCAGTGTTTTCACAATTCAGTGGTATCAATGCCGTCATTTACT
The genomic region above belongs to Chitinophaga sp. 180180018-3 and contains:
- a CDS encoding sugar porter family MFS transporter, whose translation is MNRASSSLLLITFIATLGGLLFGFDMAVISGALPFVTDQFHLSDSAQGWFVSSALMGCMVGVAFSGDLSDRSGRKKLLMAAALLFLLSAVGSALSPGFTVLVLARVSGGIGVGVASIVAPLYISEIAPAHIRGRLVTFYQLAITAGILIAYFTNFLLLQFSLGHNSDTLPLILHLVFVKEIWRGMIGVGAIPSILFLAGLFFVPESPRWLIQNNRREEGLAILQRITGTAIGADNVLPAPAAAGSAKGFYRELLSPAMRKPLLIGILLPVFSQFSGINAVIYYGPRILHDAGINISNAFLSQVIFGVANFIFTLIAIWKVDTMGRRPLYIAGSIGGTLSLLFTGICFYNGATSNIALVISIILFLACFAFSLGPLKFVIAAEIFPTQIRGRAMALSIMAMWLSDTIVGQLTPVLLGRAGAAVTFWFFATCCLLAFLTVLKMVPETKGRTLEEVEGMWQGH